A part of Larimichthys crocea isolate SSNF chromosome VII, L_crocea_2.0, whole genome shotgun sequence genomic DNA contains:
- the zgc:162608 gene encoding uncharacterized protein zgc:162608: MHLKVVIFAVSFLTTSAYPLHRNTREATWSDSKANQAHDKSELTEKDVDKIYKIHIDSSGRYNPDNHSKNPVAEEIQHKLNIESERLRMRLRQELAELQERLSPSPAHLSSTLANMRERLAPLTQQLQSSLSSNTQDLCSQLSLYLQGLEAAEAQEQASPALYQEAFHWMSQSLEHSSSKVADIISDFDTKVIEISASEQDAAKSELWQEISSRLEQEVSSLRVEAQHRVGALKAELAAQLETAQPDKAELTASMQRFCQNAALQSQVFQARMERQFQGMEEELLQGATSSSLSSLSIQPGGSLQEDFTVKLSALIQDIMHSVQ, translated from the exons ATGCATCTAAAAGTTGTGATCTTCGCCGTGTCATTCTTGACAACTTCAG CATATCCACTCCACCGTAACACCAGAGAGGCAACATGGTCTGATTCAAAGGCCAACCAAGCTCATGACAAGTCAGAACTCACAGAAAAAGATGTGGA TAAAATCTACAAGATCCACATAGACAGCAGTGGCCGTTACAACCCAGATAATCATAGCAAAAACCCTGTGGCAGAAGAGATCCAGCACAAACTTAACATAGAGTCGGAGCGTCTGCGTATGCGTCTACGCCAAGAGCTAGCCGAGCTGCAGGAGAGGTTATCCCCATCTCCGGCCCACCTCAGTTCCACCCTGGCCAACATGAGAGAGCGCTTGGCCCCCctcacacagcagctccagaGCTCTCTCAGTAGCAACACCCAAGATCTGTGTAGCCAACTGAGCCTCTACCTGCAGGGCCTGGAGGCAGCTGAGGCACAGGAGCAGGCCAGTCCAGCTCTCTATCAGGAAGCCTTCCACTGGATGAGCCAAAGCCTGGAACACAGCAGCTCCAAGGTGGCCGACATCATCAGCGACTTCGATACTAAAGTGATCGAAATTAGTGCTAGTGAGCAAGATGCAGCCAAGTCAGAGCTGTGGCAGGAAATTAGCTCCAGGttggaacaggaagtgagttCACTAAGGGTGGAGGCACAGCATAGGGTGGGGGCCCTCAAAGCAGAGCTTGCTGCTCAACTAGAAACTGCACAGCCAGATAAGGCTGAACTAACAGCCAGTATGCAGCGTTTCTGCCAAAATGCAGCCCTGCAGAGCCAAGTGTTTCAGGCCCGGATGGAGAGGCAGTTTCAGGGGATGGAGGAGGAACTGCTCCAAGGAGCCACCAgctcttctttgtcttccttGTCCATACAGCCAGGTGGCTCTTTGCAGGAGGACTTCACAGTTAAACTCTCTGCGTTGATCCAGGACATTATGCACTCAGTGCAGTGA
- the LOC104918043 gene encoding zona pellucida-like domain-containing protein 1, translating to MTLYLCLPLLAVLLKPAVCLYTCSSEYNRTPDNSDLSVDCGTSMITLEVNLCTAQWSGFNTSDLALNGNHNTTDCLGSIDTSVNPPVIRYELPVNHSLNNPCRQSLQIVDEAPDPSGPFSSFSSIQSVIITGYIDTPRSDQGVISYSTDLYYHFSCRYPLEYLVNNTEIVASSVSVATSDNNGTFIDTLKMAVFNDTDYSYPLTVPSTGLQLRTMVYVEVKAVNLTGNFNLLLDHCFGTPTAYNMTHTEQHNFFTGCSVTERTSVTSNGVSKVARFNFEAFRFVQHRDQARSSIYLHCIMRLCEPNKCQELLNSCNRRRKRSLAPFGKESTDSATVSAGPLYMAGEDRPSAAAYNDDMESESDDLNVTGLVVGLVFGSAAAAMLVLGGWCVLKKFALTGGLFHAFA from the exons ATGACACTTTAcctttgtctccctctgctggCTGTGCTGCTGAAGCCAGCTGTGTGTCTCTATACCTGCTCATCTGAGTATAATAGGACCCCAG ACAATTCAGACCTGTCAGTTGACTGTGGCACCAGTATGATCACCCTGGAGGTCAACCTGTGTACGGCTCAGTGGTCAGGCTTCAACACCTCAGACCTGGCTCTGAACGGGAACCACAACACCACAGACTGCTTGGGCTCTATCGACACCAGTGTGAACCCTCCAGTCATTCGTTACGAGCTTCCTGTTAACCACAGTCTGAACAACCCCTGTCGCCAGTCTCTGCAG ATTGTGGACGAGGCCCCAGATCCCTCAGGTCCCTTCAGTAGCTTCTCAAGTATCCAGTCAGTTATCATCACTGGGTATATTGACACACCCAGATCTGACCAAGGGGTGATCAGCTACTCTACAGACCTGTACTATCATTTCTCCTGCCGCTACCCGCTGGAATACCTGGTTAACAACACCGAGATTGTGGC CTCCTCAGTTTCTGTGGCGACCAGCGATAACAATGGAACCTTCATTGATACACTGAAAATGGCGGTTTTTAAC GACACCGACTACAGCTACCCATTAACGGTACCTTCAACAGGACTTCAGCTACGAACCATGGTCTATGTGGAGGTCAAGGCTGTTAACCTCACAGGAAA TTTCAATTTACTGCTGGATCACTGTTTTGGTACTCCCACTGCTtacaacatgacacacactgaacagcACAACTTCTTCACCGG CTGTTCAGTGACTGAAAGGACATCTGTGACAAGCAACGGCGTTTCCAAGGTCGCCCGATTTAACTTTGAGGCCTTTCGCTTTGTTCAGCACCGTGACCAGGCAAGGTCCAGCATCTACCTGCACTGCATAATGAGACTCTGTGAGCCCAACAAATGTCAAGAGCTGCTGAAT TCTTGTAATCGCAGAAGAAAAAGATCTTTGGCTCCATTTGGAAAAGAAAGTACCGATTCTGCCACTGTTTCAGCTGGACCTCTTTACATGGCCGGTGAAG ACAGACCATCTGCAGCTGCCTACA ATGATGACATGGAATCAGAGTCGGATGACTTGAACGTGACGGGGCTGGTGGTAGGATTGGTGTTTGGCTCGGCTGCAGCTGCCATGCTGGTTCTGGGTGGCTGGTGTGTCCTAAAGAAGTTTGCTTTGACGGGTGGATTATTTCATGCCTTTGCCTGA